From the genome of Saccharomyces kudriavzevii IFO 1802 strain IFO1802 genome assembly, chromosome: 16:
GCCTTTACGTCATTCTTCTGACGAAGAttttccttgaattttttatagtCATCTGTTTTAGTGATCAAATCGAACCTTAGCTCATGCGCATGTATGTTGTTCATGACAACTACGTTCCACTTCTGTAACCGTACAGAATAGGCTGCCCTAATTCTAAATGGGCATGCATGCGATCTTGAAGACGTTCTTTTGAGTTTGAGATTTGACCCCACGCTCGATCGTACAGATCTGCACTTAAAAGTGACTTTGCCCGTATCTGATCTTTCAATGACTATGTCTATTCCCTGAGGATAGAATATTTTCTGTAGCCATGGTTTGATTTCGTGCCTGTCTCTGAAAGAGGGAACTGGGTCTAAGTGAATAAGCTTGTTTTGATCTCTGGACATCATAGATGCCAGATTATCTGGAGATGCCGtcaacttcattttcccCGTTTTGGACGCCGACATAGGAAAAGATATTATGCTCTTCATCGACTTTGCTGTCATTTTTTAGGGATGCTTTTCTCTTTAGCTAATTTGTTTACCTATTTCCTGCTCGCAATATTGAATGAATGTTACCTCTGTTGTGTTTAGGTCCAGTGGCCTATTAGTCATAGTTTTCGTCTTCTCATTCAAAGATTTATTCATTGTTACTAATAAGATAGCCACTTTTCCGAATCTCGGCCTACGAAGTTTTCCTTGgtgatttttcttttctttttttttttccttcgtTTTTGCACTTCCGGGTTTCTGTTAGTAAGGTGATAACTAGAATGTCATTTAACGAGACGAGAAGACATGCTCTCCAATTCAAACCCAAACCAAAATAGTTGTGCACGTTAGATGAGGCAACTTGagatatatacatattaaGGCGGCTTTGGtttttgctttttatttacatatttTTAACGTTTATTTAAGAAGAATCGTTTGAATATTATTGTCATCAGTAAGGATCGTCACAACTGGGCTATTCACGGAGAGGCAGTTACCTACGAAAAGGTCTTTCACATTCTTTATGCCATATTTAGCCCGGATGTCCGAATAGCCCACGAACAGCCATCGCTTGAAGGAGGTAGAATATTTGTATACCGATAGTGCTGTTCCGTAGAGATGCTGCTCGGTTATGAAGATATATTTTCCGTTGTTTGCTATTTGACGTCCCGTTCTTAAAGCATGAACGTGGAGTTCCTGCGTCTTGTAAAAGATCGGATAAACCTCGTTACTGTCCGAAGCCGCCACATTAGACCTTGGATTCTCGGTAGAGTTTCGTGTCGGAATTGATAGATATCTTACGTTTGTTTCAAGTAAAACATGACCTGTTTTTGTAAGATagtcaattttttgaacgGCTTCGTCTGTTTTCAGCATAAAGTTTATTTCCTTATTCAGTGTGGAATCGTTAGGTTCCAAGATATTTTTacagtgaaaaattatatCATCTCCTTGATATAAGGTGAACTGTGggaaattcaaaacaaaCTTAACATCTGTGGCTGTGTTTAGATTTCTGGGTAAATCAAGATTAGTTTTGAAGCTTTGAAAGTTCCCGTTTGCCTGCTGGTGATTCAAAGAAGTTATTAGCAGCCCGTCCTTCAAGCTGAAGGAAACAACAAAATGAGGTAACAAACCTGCCCAGATTGTTAGTATAGGCCGATACACTTCATTCCGATAAGTGGGATTTGAAGAGTCCTTCAATATCAAGTGGTTGTTAACGTTCCCGTTCAAGTCACAGCATAGTTTTAACAGCTTTCCATTCTGGAAGCCAACTAAAATTTGAACGGTGTTAGAGTTGTAATCGAAATTGCAGTCCATACACATTATTGTGTCAGATAGCAATAGGTTCAACTGACCGTGAAATTGCTGCTTGATAACGGTGAAACGCTGATCGTCAAAATCGTAGAGCAGTAGTTTCTTGTCTTCTGCTTGATtagaataaaaaatccAGTACTTGTTATTGAAGTTTCGAAAgctttcaaaactttttaaATCATGGGTGGAGAAATGATTATTAATCCGCACGAATTCCAACCCCCGATTACTTCGAAGATTATCCTCAacgtcttcatcttcatcttcatcttcaccCAAGTTTCCAGCATCCGGGCCATCTCCCAAAAGACTATTCAAGGAAAGCTGGCATATGTGATCTTTAACCGTACTTGGAAGAGGTGGATAACCATTATTTGCCGTGTAGTAGCAATATCGGGTCGCGCGTTCATCGGACACATTCTCTTCTCTTCTGTCGTAAAATAGCACCCTGTCCAGACCCTGGTATATTTCCATAGGAATGCCCATGATTTTCGTTCgtttactttctttttgatatcaacggattcttttattcttttctgttCTCGTTTAAACACCGCAGACGTTTCCTCCTTATATATGCCAGATGCGTTATCTTTTTTCGCCCCGCCAATAGCCGCCGATCTCCAAATTACCccaatcaaagaaaaaactccGGAAATGCGGGGGGCTGAGTTGTGCGATGTGGTGCCATAACAACAAGTTTAGCCGCGCAATAAGAATGTTCATAGAACATACTAGGCCATATACGTGAATAGATAGGTGTTCATAACACTCTCCCTGGCGGGAATAAATACTTTAAGAAAAACCTGCTTAAGAATGGACAAGAAGTGTG
Proteins encoded in this window:
- the YIG1 gene encoding Yig1p (similar to Saccharomyces cerevisiae YIG1 (YPL201C); ancestral locus Anc_6.210), encoding MGIPMEIYQGLDRVLFYDRREENVSDERATRYCYYTANNGYPPLPSTVKDHICQLSLNSLLGDGPDAGNLGEDEDEDEDVEDNLRSNRGLEFVRINNHFSTHDLKSFESFRNFNNKYWIFYSNQAEDKKLLLYDFDDQRFTVIKQQFHGQLNLLLSDTIMCMDCNFDYNSNTVQILVGFQNGKLLKLCCDLNGNVNNHLILKDSSNPTYRNEVYRPILTIWAGLLPHFVVSFSLKDGLLITSLNHQQANGNFQSFKTNLDLPRNLNTATDVKFVLNFPQFTLYQGDDIIFHCKNILEPNDSTLNKEINFMLKTDEAVQKIDYLTKTGHVLLETNVRYLSIPTRNSTENPRSNVAASDSNEVYPIFYKTQELHVHALRTGRQIANNGKYIFITEQHLYGTALSVYKYSTSFKRWLFVGYSDIRAKYGIKNVKDLFVGNCLSVNSPVVTILTDDNNIQTILLK